The nucleotide sequence GCCACTGCGAAATATAGAGCACCCGCGCCGCCAGCGCCGCGCCGAGCAATTCGTCCCAGCGCTCGGTGATTCTCTCCGGGTGAACGTTCTCCGGGATGCCGATTTCCCCGAGATAGACCGCCCCGGGGCCGAAAAGCGCACCCGTGCGCGCAAAGCGCCGGATGGTCTCGATCGCGCGGACCAGCGTGGGGCCATCCTGCATGGCATCGTAGCAGCTGTAGGAAACCAGGTCGACCTCGACGAGCGGCAGGACGTGCTCCGTCAAGGTCGGAATGCCTTTCCAGGCGTCAGCGACCCGGTTGACCTCGACCGCATGCACCACCCGCAGCACAGAGCCGGCCGGGGCCGCGGCGCGCGCCCGGTTCACGCCCTCTTGGCGGGCGGCGAGCCGGCGCGCGTAACGCGTGCAGCGGACCTGCCAATCGGGCGGTGGTGTGTCCCAGAGCACGCCGGTCCCACGCAGCTGCCAGTCTCCTTCCCAGTTCTGCAGGATGATCGTCAGGGGCCGGTCGCCGTGCGTCGCATAGAGATAGTGGACCAGTTCCTCCCACTCGGCGGTGATGTGCGCATAGAACTCCGGAGGTTGCTCCGCATTCCAGCCGCGTTCGCCGGGGCTGTGGGCGTTCAGCATCAAGGTCGTGAACGGCAGCCGGAACACGGTTTGCCAATAGGGACTGGCCGCGAGGTCCCGCAGCGTCTTCATCGCCGGCCAGTCGCTGTTCCAGGCATTGTCACGCGCGGCGCGCCCGGGCTCGAACCAGAACTTCCCCACCCGCGTCCCCAGTTCGAGCATCTTCTCCGCCCCTTCGATCAGGTTGGGTTTTGTGGTCAGGAAATACTGCCCGTGCACCAAGGTCGTGCCGATCATATCGCGATACTGCTCGCGCCGCTCGGGGTGGCGCGAAGGGCTGGCGCTGGTATCCCGCCCGGCTTCCGGCTGTTCCGCCGCGGCCAGGCGGGCGGCCAGGGCCAGGGCCGGCAAGGTGCGCAGGAATTCCCGGCGGGATTGGGGCGAAAAAGCAGGGGACGTCATGCTAACTCCGTCCCAAGGTTGCCGGGCTTTGTGCCCGTGATGCGGACAAACGGTGTGGCGCCCGGGTTGCGGCGGAAGCCCGCGGGCCCGTGAGGCAAAGCAGCGCGGCTGGGTTGAGCGGGTTCATGGTGTGATGGATTCGGTGGCAGCGAGCCCCGCGCGGAGTTCTGCCAGCATTTTGGTCGTCTCGATGGAGGGGTCGTAGCCCGGACGCCCCATGGCCAGCGTCTCGATCGGCACATAACCGCGGTAGCCGGACCGGCGGATGATGCCGACGAGTTTGGTCATGTCGGTCTTGGGTGTATGGGTCGCGCTGCCGGTCGTCTCCTTGATCTGCCAGTTGACCGCGTAGGGGGCAACCAGGGCGATATCGGCATAGGGATCAGCGGTCAGATATTTGCCGGTGTCGACGAGCGCGGCGCAGGCTTCGTGGTCCACGCGCTGCAGCAGGCTGAGGTGCTGCGCGCCGGTGTTGATGAAATCCCCGTGATTCTGCACGGCGATGATTACGCCATATTTTTTGGCGTGCTCGGCGCATTCGCGCAACGCATCGGCCAGCCAGTTTTCGACCGTCTCCCGCGGGGCGTTCTGAGCCGCCTGTTGCCAGTTTTTGAAGGGCGACTGGGAATCGGCGAAGGCGCGTACTGTGGGGGCGCCCAGTTTCGCGGCAACTTCGATCCAGGTCTTGAGGCGGGCCACCCCCTCGGCGCGGATGGCCGGATCGGCGGCGACGAAATCATTGCGCACGCCGGTGCCACTGATCCCCAGGCCCAGATTGAAGGCATGCCGTTTGAGCCGATATAGGTAGCTGTCCTCCGGCGCCAGGGGATAGCCCGGAAAGAAATAGCCGGTGAGGTCTACGGCATCGAAGCCGGTTTTGGCACAGAAATCACAGACGCCGAAAAGATCGATGCCCTGGGTCGGGTCCTTTGCGTTGGCGTTCAGCAGTTCGAGGAACGAAAAGGCATTGAGCGAGGTGCGCAGGTGCGAGCCGCCGACCCGGCGGGGCCGGGTGAAGGCCGCAAAGGCGGGCGATACGCCGCCGGCAACAAACAGGGGCAGGAGTGCGGCTTGCGTGAGAAACGTGCGCCGCGTGGACGAGGTGTTCATGAAGATCGTTTTCGAAGTGAAGCTCCGGCTCTGTCGCCCAAACCAAAGCCGAGGGAAGACTGGGGTGGCCCGGCTGGCGCCCGGAAAGGTAACGGCCGGCTCCGGGCCTGCGCGAGGCCACGCGCACTGTTACCGATTACCCGGAAGAGTGGCATCATGGGTCAGGCGTGATCCCGGAACTGGAGGGCGTGAAGATGGGCATATAGGCCGCCGCGTTGCTGCAACTCCTCATGGCTCCCCTGCTCGACCAGCCGGCCAGCGTCGAGCACGAGAATCTGATCCGCATGCCGCACCGTGGCCAGGCGGTGGGCGATGCTGAAAACGGTGCGCCCCCGGGCGATCTCCCGCATGGACGCCTGAATGAGCTGTTCGGATGCCGCATCGAGGGCACTGGTGGCCTCGTCGAAGATCAAAATACGCGGATTGGTCAGCAGCGCGCGGGCAATCGCGATGCGCTGGCGCTGACCGCCCGAGAGCTGCGCACCGCGTTCGCCCACGACGGTGCTATAGCCGTCGCCCAGTTGCAAAATGAAGTCATGCGCGTTCGCGATCTTGGCCGCCGCCACGATCTCCTCGCGCGTCGCGGCGGGGCGGCCATAGCGCAGGTTGTCCTCGATGGTGCCGGAAAACAGAATGCTCTCCTGCGGGACGAGGGCGATGTGCCGGCGCAGCGAGGCCAGAGAAACGTCCCGGAGATCGTGGCCATCAAGCAGCACGCGGCCGGCGGTGGGCTCATAAAACCGGGCGAGGAGTCCCACCAGCGTGGATTTACCCGATCCACTGGGGCCCACGATGGCTACCGCTTGGCCGGGCGGGACGGTGAATGTCACCTCGCTGAGCGTCGCGGGCCGGCCATTGCGCGAACGGGGATCGTAGTTAAAGTCAACCCCCTCGAACCGGACCTCGCCCTTGATCTGGTCCAGCGACTGCGCCCCGGGTGCATCCATGACATCCGGGGTCAGGTCCAGCAGTTTGAATACATTTTCCATGCCCGTGAAGGCGCGATGAAAAATCCCGGCCATGTCCACAAAGCGGACGATGGGAGGAAACACGAGCGCCAGGTAAGCGTTGAAGGCGACCAGCGTCCCCACCGCCATTCGCTCCTGCAAAACCAGCCAGCCGCCGTAACCAAGCACGATGGCTCCGCCCACGGCGGCCAGGGTTTCGGCGACGACGGAGAGCAGGGTGTTGCGCATGACCACGCGGGAATAGTTGAAGTAGTCCTCATTAATGCCGCTCGCGAAGGCCGATACTTCGTCGGCCTCGCGGCCAAACGCCTTGATCACGCGCGGATTCGCCACCTTCTCATGAAGGAAGCCCACGACGATGTCCCAATGCTGGCGGTGAGTCCGACTCTCCCCTTGCATCTTCTGCCGGTGGTGCAGGTAGTTGAACAAAAACAAGGGCAGCACCAGACAGGCCGCGAGCGCCAGCTGCCACTCGATCAAAAACAGAAAACCCAGCACTGCCACCACCATCACCGTGTCCGCGATCAGGTTGATCAGAATGCCATTGGTCAGGTTGTAGAGTTCGCCCGTGTCCTGGCAGATACGTGAGACGGTCTCGCCGGTCTGGGCGGAATCGTAATAGCGCAGCGAGACGGTTTGCAGGTGGGCGAAGAGCCGGATACGCAAATCGCACACGAGCCGCATCGTGACTTTTTGCAGCAGGCGGTTCCGGAACAGGGTGAGCAGCCCACGTGTGGTGAGCAGGAGCAGCGATACGCCCACCAGCACTAGCAGCAACTTAACGTCTTGGTGGGGCAGGGCTTCATCGAGCAGCAGCTTGAACAACCAGGGCGTCGGCAGTGCCAAGGCAGTCGCCAGCACCATCAACGCGGCCCCGAGACCCAGCCGGCCGGCAAAAGGTCGACAGAGGGCCAGGGTGCGGACGATCGTGCCGCGACGGTCGGAAGAATTCATCAAGGGAAAGGCCGGGGCTTCGCGCCGTTCACGCCGACGCACTGATGTCTTTCAGGTCCGCGCGGGCGGATTCGTAGCTGGTGGCGTAGGCTAGCGCCGCCGGATCGGGGGTGCGACCCTGCAACCGACACCATTCGGCATAAAGGGCGGGCCACCAGTTCTCGTGTGAGGTCAGGCCACGATCGCGATAGCTGCGCCAGTCGATCAGCACGCGCGACCAGCAGGCATCCCCGTATTCCACCGCCTGCTTGGCGTCACCGATCGCCTTGACATACCAGTCGCGTCCGATGCGGGCGTGCAGCACCTCGTCGGCCCAGTCGTAATCCTGGATCAGGGCGGAAAAGGCATCGCCCGACGCCTGGCCGACCTCCCATTCGAAGCGCTTGCCGGTCTTGGGCATCAGGCCCTGCTCGATAAAATAGAGCACGGCGTGACGCTCCAAGGGCTGCAGCTGGGTATTAAGGGCGAGCGACCAGGTGAAATTCACCCGGACCAGTTTCCGCCAGTCGAGCCCGGCCCGCAGGAAGCCGATCTCGCCCATCATGGCATGGCGGGCCTCATCCCAGAGCTGGCGGGTCAGATCGACGGTATACTCCCACGGCTTGCCCTTGGTCTCACCGATGATCGACGCCATCATCTCCGGCACATCGATCTCCCGGAGCCGCTTGTAATACATCATGAGCGGCTTGGCCTCCACCGGCATCGCCAGATCGTAGAGGAAAACCTCGGCATGTACGCCCATGTTGTAGGGATCGGAAAAACGCTCGTCGCGCTGCGGCACATAGTCAGGAAGGCGCGGGAGGGCGGAAAACTGGCGCTGCACCACCCCCGGCACCTCGGGCTGACTGCCGTCTAGCCCACCGGCCTGCGCCAGCAGTTCCTCGAGCAATGCGACCCATGGCTTCAGGGCGGCGAGCCCGGCGGCCGGCAGCATGGCCGGCACAGCCTGGGCACCATAGGCAATCATCTCGTCGACCTCAATCAGAGCAAAGCGGCACAGCCGGAATGAGGGATGGTCGACCAGGCGGTTGGTTTCTGCCAAGTGGCGCTGCAGGGCGACACGCAAGGCGGGTAACGCCTGCTCATATAGGCCGACCAGCAGCGCTCCGGTATTCGGGGCCGCCAGAATCTCATCGAAGAACGCCTCCAAGGCCGGGTGCGGCACGACATCAAGCCCCAGCGGCGGCTCGCGCATCTCCCCCACCCGCTGGCGCCAGGCCGCGGCATGTTCGGCGCAGTAATGGGCGTGCAGGCTGAAACCCATCTTGAGCTCGTAGACGGGCTCCGCCGCCAGCCGCTGGATGAAGATGCCGTGCAGCCGCCGGAAGGCCCAGTGGTGGCGCTTGAGCCGGGCCACGCAATCGTCGATCGACAGCCCGAGCTGCATGGCCTCGGCGAACGAGGCAATACCGGCCACCGGGGGGAGGTTGTTAAACGAACGGTAGTCGGTGATATTCATCGGAGGCGGCAGGTTAGACTATTCCGGGGCCACATAACCAGCCTGTCCGCCGAGCTGTTGCCAGCGGCGGTGGACGAAAAGCCCCAGCCCGATCGAGATGACCGCGAGGAGGCTACCGGCAAGGAAGGTGTAGCGATAATCGCTTCCCAGCCGGTCGAGCGCCGCCCCCAGCACGGGACCGAGGACCATGTTCATAAAGGCTGCGATCAGTCCCGCGGCCGCGGCAAACTGCGCAAACTTCAGCTTGGGGAAAAGCATCTGCGCAATCGCCGCCGTGCCGGTGAAAAACGTGCCCGAGAGGATGCCGTGGGCGAGAAAGACCAGGCCGAATGACTTGGGATCATGCATCCACTGGAACCCGGCCAGCATGACGATCGCGTAGAGCAGCAGCGCCCCCAGCCCGACGCGCAGCGGATGAAACCGGTCCGCCAGCCAGCCGAGCGGAAAGGCCAGGCAAAAGGAGCAAATGAAAGTCACCACGAGGTATTTGCCGTAGGTTTCCATCGTCAGCCCGTAGCTTTTCGCCGCGTAGATGGCGAACAGGTTGACCGGCACGAAGACCGTGTTCGCCAGTCCGATGAAAATGAAGACCCAGAGGTAATACGGCTTGGAGAAACAATCGCGAAAGTAGTCCCCTATCGCGCCCAAGACAGGATTGGTCCGCGCAGCCGCGGCCGGCGGCGGATAATCGCCCTCCTTCACCCGCAAGCACATCACGGTGAATCCGACCCCGTAGATGAGGCCGATGCTGGCCAGAATGATCGAGTAGTTTTCCTCCGCGTGGCCGATGATCTTGTAGTTGAAAAGAATTCCCGCCCCCAGGCCCACGGCGCGAAACAGGCCGTAGAAGCGGCCCAGCCATTCCCGCGGCACCACATCGTTGATCAGGCCATTGAACACCGCGTTTGAGATGACCACGCCGATTTCGAACACCATCCAGAACAGGCCCATGGTTAGCAGTATCGTATGGTTGACCGTGGCGGGATTGCCGCCGAACCACTGGTGGAGCGCCGCGCCCAGCCGCGGACTGAACGCGAGTCCGATCATGGCCAGGGTGACAAACGGGGTGGGCAGCAGCAAAAAGGGGATCCGTCGTCCCCGACGGCTGCGGTGGCGGTCGCTCCAGTAGCTCACCGTCGGGCCGGCGATCAGGATGACCGTCCAGGGAATGGTGAGCAGGAAGATGCCGGTGACCAGGTCCGACGCCTCGTATTTCTTGAGCATCAGCTGCGTCACCGGCGCCGCAGACCGCTCTCGCATCATGTAGGCGAAATCGCCGAAGAGGAGCCAGACAAAGAGCAGCGCGAGGCCGCCGGCCGAGTAGGTCAGGGTACCAACCGACCAGATTTTTTTGCCGCCGGCAAGGGAGACGGGGGGCGGGTTGGGGGATGAAGGGGTAAGCATATCAAACGGGTAAGCAAAAAGAGCTAGGCCATGCTCGCCACCCGGGCCTTATCCAGTGCAAAACGCAGCGGCTGCCCGGTCCGGTAACGGTCAAGTTCCTCCAGCACGACCCGGCCCACGAGGGCGATCTCGCGGTGGCGGGCCCCGGCGATATGCGGCGTCAAAATCACGTTGGGCAAAGCGCGCAACGGCGAATCCGCGGGCGCCGGCTCCGGGTCGGTCACATCCAGCAGTGCGGTCAGGTCGGCACGCTCCCGCATGACGGCCACCAGCTCGGCCTCGCGCACGATGGCGCCCCGCGCGGTGTTCACGAAAGACGCATGCGGTTTCATCAGCCGCAGGTGTTCCGCCCCAACCAGCCCGATCGTCTGCGGCAGCAGCGGGGCGTGCAGTGAGACGACGTCACTCCGGGCGAATAGCGCCGGCAAATCCACCAGCTCGACCCCCAGCCGGGCGGCCTCTTCGCTCGTGACCGTGGGATCGCAGGCCAGAATCGTGAGCTCGTGGCGCTGGAGTCCCTGGACCACCAACCGCCCGACGCTGCTGAGACCGATGATGCCGACGGTGGCCGCATGCACCCCCGAGGAGGCAGTATCGGTCAGGTAGGCCCAGTCGGCCTCGCGCCGCCGCAGGTAGAACCAGGTTTGCTTGAGCGCGAGGATGATCATCGCCTCGGCAAAGGTCGCCGTGGGCCCGGCGTTCGCGCTGGCGGCACTGGAAAGCAGAATGCCCCGCCGCCAGAACTCATCCGTCACGAAGCCGCGCACCGATCCGGCTCCGTAAAGCACGACCCGCAGCCGGGGCATCGCGGCGAGTAATTCGCCGTCGAGCAGGGGTATGCCCCAACTGCCTACGAGCACCTCCACCCCGGCCAACCGCTCGCGCTCGGTGGGCCAGTCCGCGCCGGTGAAGGGCCCGGCCAGAATTTCCACCTGTTGCTCCAACCGGCTGCGCGCCGCGGGTGGGAAGAGCCAAGGCTGCAACTCGGCCCGGAAGGCCAGCGCGGCCCCGGGGCGACGGCCTGGAGAAGTTGTGTCGTCGGGGCTCATCTATTCGGCGCCGCTGGGGTTTTCCTGGCGACGGCCGCCGCGAGGCGAGACTGCAGCTCCGCGACGAGCGCGGCGGCGGTCGGTTCATCGGCGAGGTTTTTCATCTCGTGCGGGTCAGCGCGGAGGTCGAAGACTTGGGTCCAACCCGGCTGGTCCGGGTACGCGACGATCTTGGCGGTCTCCGTGCGGACACTCTGGATGTCATGCGTGACCTCGGGATACTCCGGGTCGCGGTAGTTCTCGTAGAAAAACTCTGTGCGCCAGCCGGCCGGACGTTCGCCGCGAAGGAGCGGGGCAAAGCTGCGACCCTCCTGAGCCCACGTGAGCGGCACCCCGGCAACCTCCAGAATCGTGGCCGGAAAGTCGATGTTCAGCGCGAGCGCGTCGACGACCGTGCCGGGCGCCACCGCGCGGGGGTAGCGGACCAGCAGCGGGATTCTGATGCTTTCCTCGTAGGCGGAACGCTTGTCGCCCAGGCCGTGCTCGCCGAGGTAGTAACCGTTGTCGCCGGCGTAGATGATGAGCGTGTCATCAGCGAGGCCTTGCTGCTGCAACGCCTCGAGGAGGCGGCCGATGTTGTCGTCCACGCCCTGCAGGCAGCGGAAGTAGTTCAGGCGATCCTCGACAAGCGGGTTCCACGGCTTCGTGCGATCAGCCCACTCGAACGGCGGGTAGGCGCGGAAGCTGACCGGCGCCGCGATGCGCGTGTCGGCGTAGCGTGCCGCGTGGCGCGGGGCAGGCGTGCGGTTGTCGTGCGGCGACTTGTAGCCGATGAAAAGCGCGAAGGGCTCGGTGCGGTGGCCAGCGATGTAGTCGATCGCGTGGGTGGTGGTGACGTCGTCGACCCACCCCTCCGTCTCAACCCAGCGGCCGTTCTGCAGGAAGCGGCAGTTCGGGTAGATGCCTTGGTCGATGAAAGTGAAGACGTGGTCGAAACCCGGCCGGTCCTCCTGCTTGCCCATGTGCCATTTGCCGAAATACCCGGTGCGGTAACCAGCGGTCCGCAGCGCGTGGGCCCAGGTGTCGGTCGAGACGAACGGCGTCTTGTTGTCCCGGATGCCGTGCGCATGGGTGGGCCGGCCGGTGAGCATCGAGGCGCGGCTCGGCGAGCAGAGCGAATGCGTGACGAACGCGTTGCGGAAACGGGCCCCCTCTGCCGCGAGCCGGTCGAGGTTCGGGGTCTGGAAGAAGGGAAACCGGGCCCGGTCTCCCTGCTCACGCTGCACGACACCCAAAGCGTCGAAACGCTGGTCGTCGGTAACGATCACGATGATGTTGGGGCGGCGTTCGGCGGCGCTGGCCGCGACCGACAGCCCCGCCAAGACCAACAGTGGTAGGAATCTCTTCATGCTGATTTTCCGGATGGGGCGTGAAACACCTCTGCCACGGCGTGCGCGGCGGGCTTTAGGGTGTGGTCGAACTCCACGATCGACGTGTTGGCGAGGCAGGGAAACGCATCGTGGCCCATCCAGATCAGAAATCCGCCGCACCGCGGAAATTGCGCCTTCTTGGCGCGCACGGCGAAGGCTAATTTTTCGGCCTGTTCTTGCTGCGTGTAGGCAACGTAGGCGGCCAGGGCTTCATCGTCCTTCATGCCCACGAACCGGGGGCCCAAGCGGTCCGCTTGCGTCCACCAACCGGACGAGTGCCGCCAGAGGGCATTGCCGAGCGGCCAGGTGGGTTCGCCGCCCGCCTGCCGGCGGATGAGGGCAAGGCTGCTCGCTCCGGCCACACCGGTTTCCCCGCGAAACAGCGCATCGTCGTCCCGCCAGTAGTTTTCCCAGTCGCCGGGTTGCGGGTGGCCGTCGAGGCCCCAGGGCCCGTGGACCTCGTGATGCAAACCCTGCCCAAACTCCGCGCGTTCCGAGTGAAACCGCGGGCCGTAGGGCGAAGTGGGGAGAAAGCGGCGCGCCGGGTCCTCCGCGGTCACCAAAGCCGCGAGGGCGGCAAGCACCGGGTGCGCCAGCGTCAGCGGGATCCGGCGTTTGCCTCGGGGATAAATCTCATCGACATGCAGTTCGTTGCCGCCGCACCACATGAGCAGGCAGGCGTGGTGCTGGCGCGAATGGATGAAGTGCCGCGCCACGGCGCTGAGTTCGGTGATGAACGCGGCATCACTGGGTGGGTTGCTGTCAATGCCCGAGGAGGAAAGCGGAAACTCCTGCCAGACCAGCAGGCCGGCCCGGTCGCAGGCCGCGTAGAATTCCGGCGATTCCAGATGTCCGCCGCCCCACACCCGGAGCAAATTGCAGCCCAGCTCGCGGTAGATCGCCACCAGCCGTTCGCTTTCCTCGCGCGTCGTGTCCAGATAACACATCCGCACCGGCGTCCAATTGACGCCCTGCAGGAAGATCGGCCGGCCGTTCACGACACAAAGCCAGGGCAACGCGTCGGCGGGCGCTCCTTCGCAAGGCCGCCACTCGATGTGCTTGAAGCCGATCTCCCGGGTCCAATGCGCGACGATCCGGTCGGCACGGGTGGCCGTGATTTCCAGCGCGTAAAGCGGCTGGGGGCCCTCGCCCTGCGGCCACCACAACTCAGGGTTCGCCACCTCGAGCGACAGGCGCTGCTCCCCCCCCGCCAGCTGGGCTTGGGTGGAAGCAACCGCCCGGCCCTCCCGGCGCAGGACCGCCGCAATGTTGGTTTCTCCTTCCCTCCCGGCGGAATCGATGGTGAACGCCACCATCCCTTGGTGGAAGTCAGCCGAAACCGTCGCCGCCGTGCCAAGGAGCAAGGGGCAGGCGGACCGCTCCTGCCGTTCGAGCGTCAGTCGGCCACTGGCGCCGATCGGAACAACCCGCACGCACCAATCCCAGCTGAAGTTGTAGCGCGGTTTCAGGTCGCGGGCCAGCGAGGTGTATCCCATCTGACCCTGCCCCTCCGGCGGCAGGGCAAAGACCAACGCGAGTTGATGCGAACCCGGCTGGGCCAGCTTGGCTCCCAGATCAATCCGCACCGGCTGATGGGCCCCGCTAAACTCCCCGACCACCGCGCCGTCGAGCAACACCCAGCCGTGGTGGTCAAGCACGTCGGCGCAGAGCACGACCGACATTCCTTCGTCCAGCGTCAGGGTCGGTAGCGGCGCGGAAAACTTCCAGTGCCGGTGCTCGACCCACTCGATGGCGAGCGAATTGCGGCCGACGTGCCAGTCGGGAATTTCCCCGGCCCGGCGCAGGTTTTCCTGCACACTGCCGGGCAGCCGGGCTGGAAACGGCCCGTGATCAGGCAAAAGAAACCCGCCGGTCTCGGCCGACTTCCGCAGCTTCCAGGCAAAAGGCCGCCAGCCGGTGAGGGTCCAGGCGAGGGTGGAGAGATCAAGCAACGGGGCCATGGGTTTCAGGATTTCTGCAAAAGGTTCAGCAACGCACGATCAAGCGGACAGCCATGCCAGTCCTCGTAAACCACATCCGATCGCGTGGAATCAAGTACGCCGAATGAGCCGCGAAAATTCCACAGCGCCCAGCCACACTCAAACTCCCGCAACACCGCGAACAGGTCAGCCAGCCAGCGCAAGAAAACCGCATGGGAAGTCCGGTGCCAGGCACCCAGTTCACCGCAGAAAACCGATCCACCTGAGACGGCCAAGGCCCGCCACGGGGCGAACCGCGCCCGCAGCGTCTCCACGTTCGCCTCGGTGCCATCTGTCAGAGTCATCGGCCAGTCGGGCCGGGCAGTGGGCTCACCCGCCCACCAGGCGAGATGATGGGTGACCTCATGCGGCCAGTATCCGCGGCAACCCTGCGTCACCCCCAGTGGTGTCAATCCCGGAACGGGCGTGGTGCCCGCATCAATGCCATCAGCGATGATGCACCGTTTGGGACTGACTTCACGGATAGCCGCGACGGCAGCCCGCACGACGCGCTCGTATTGCGTCGCGGTGCAGCGTACCGGTTCGTTGACCAGATTGAACTCAAGCACCGCCGCGCTGACGCCGGCGTAGCGTCGCGCCAGGGTGCGCCAATGATGGACGAAACAAGCCAGGGCCTCGTCGTCCTGCCAGAGGTCGAACGGATCCGGCTGCGGCAGCGGATTGATGACAAAGCCCGGGGCGTGGTGCAGGCAGAGCCCCAGCCGCAGGCCATGCCGCTGCGTCCACTCGACGGCGGCATCCAGCGGCGCCAAGCCGCTCTCCTCGATGGTGAAGGGTGCTTCCACTTTTGCCCACCAGCGGTAACTTAAGGGCAGCCGCACAAAGTTGAATCCCCATCCGGCAATCCATTCGAAATCAATCTCCCGAAAGCAGCCGCGGGGACCACGGATCATGTCGGCCCAGCGCAGGTCATCCGGCCCGAGAAACATTTCGGGGAGATTGAACCCGCGGCGCCGCGGGGCGTGGGACAAAGCGGTCATGGTCAATCTGGCTGGATCCGGACTGTAATCGTGGCGCGGAGCACGGGTGCGTCCAAGGCCAGGCCCAGGCGGGTCGGCTGGCGCTTGCCAGGCAGATCCTCCTGCAGCAACTCGGATCGCAGCTTCCAAGAGCCACCTTCGACGTTGACCTCGACCCGCACGGCCGAGTCTCCCTCACCGACAGTAAGCCGGCCCGGCTTTTTCTCGCGCCATTTCTCGAAGGTGATCAGCGCCGTCTCAAACGCCGCGGGCGCGGAGAATTCCACCGTGTCCCTGACGATGATCTCCGCCTTCGGCGCCCGGCGCAGGGTGAAGGTGCGGACAAGCGACTTGAGCGCCGGCACCTCATAGCCTCCCGAGAGATCGAGCACGACGGTATCCTCCTTTTCGCTGAAGGCAGTCGAGATGACTTTCGCCGCGAATTCCCGTCCCGGTTGCTGCAGCTGCCCCGCCACCACCGGGACGGCGTGGCCGTAGGAGCTGAGCACTTTTGAAACATACCGGTCCGGCCCGAAGGTGCGCTTAGTGTAGACCTCCAGCCCCGGGTCCACCAACACCGCGCGATCGCCGGCGGCGACGACGAATGAACCGAGGTCGTTGTGGTTGTGGTTCTCGGCGTTATGGCCGCCCTTGATCGCCGCACCGAAATTCGGCGTGGCCCGGCCGGTGTAGACCTGCGCGTCGGCAAACCAGTAATGGTTGGCATTGATGCGGGGGGCGGGGGCGGGCGGCAGGCCGGCCGTCGCCAATGGCAGGAAGACCTTCATCGCCGCTTCGTAGGTTTGCAGCGATT is from Lacunisphaera limnophila and encodes:
- a CDS encoding glycoside hydrolase family 5 protein — encoded protein: MTALSHAPRRRGFNLPEMFLGPDDLRWADMIRGPRGCFREIDFEWIAGWGFNFVRLPLSYRWWAKVEAPFTIEESGLAPLDAAVEWTQRHGLRLGLCLHHAPGFVINPLPQPDPFDLWQDDEALACFVHHWRTLARRYAGVSAAVLEFNLVNEPVRCTATQYERVVRAAVAAIREVSPKRCIIADGIDAGTTPVPGLTPLGVTQGCRGYWPHEVTHHLAWWAGEPTARPDWPMTLTDGTEANVETLRARFAPWRALAVSGGSVFCGELGAWHRTSHAVFLRWLADLFAVLREFECGWALWNFRGSFGVLDSTRSDVVYEDWHGCPLDRALLNLLQKS